From the genome of Parazoarcus communis, one region includes:
- a CDS encoding 5-formyltetrahydrofolate cyclo-ligase, translating to MTASFPALSDDIQTRRRALRDHALAAREALSPASRAGLVRQLETHLDELVAVLQPRVLAFCWPYRAEPDLREWVARWLTGDADRRAALPVVLEKDAPLIFRCWQPGMPLKTDRHGIPFPAEGAAVVPDVVLVPLNAFDVQGFRLGYGGGYFDRTLAVMRTVTVGVGFELGRVDSVLPQAHDQAMDWLLTEAGAFRAGEA from the coding sequence GTGACTGCCAGTTTCCCCGCCCTTTCCGACGATATCCAGACCCGGCGACGCGCGCTGCGCGATCATGCGCTGGCGGCCCGCGAAGCGCTTTCGCCGGCGTCCCGTGCCGGGCTCGTCCGCCAGCTCGAAACTCACCTCGATGAGCTCGTCGCCGTGCTGCAGCCCCGCGTACTGGCCTTTTGCTGGCCGTATCGCGCAGAGCCCGACCTGCGCGAATGGGTGGCGCGGTGGCTGACAGGCGACGCGGACCGTCGCGCCGCCCTGCCGGTCGTTCTGGAGAAGGACGCACCCCTGATATTTCGCTGCTGGCAACCCGGCATGCCGCTTAAGACCGATCGTCATGGCATTCCGTTTCCTGCCGAGGGGGCGGCTGTCGTGCCCGACGTGGTGCTGGTGCCGCTCAACGCTTTCGATGTGCAGGGTTTTCGCCTTGGCTATGGCGGCGGGTATTTCGACCGCACGCTGGCGGTCATGCGAACCGTCACTGTCGGGGTCGGTTTCGAGCTGGGGCGGGTTGATTCCGTGCTGCCCCAGGCCCATGACCAGGCGATGGACTGGCTGCTGACTGAGGCTGGCGCGTTTCGGGCCGGCGAAGCCTGA
- the ilvA gene encoding threonine ammonia-lyase, biosynthetic yields the protein MTAASPDYLERILNAQVYDVAIETPLDFASNLSARIHNQVYFKREDMQPVFSFKLRGAYNKMVKLSPQALQRGVICASAGNHAQGVALSANKLGVRAVIVMPSTTPQIKIDAVKARGGEVVLVGESYSDAYAHALELEKAEKLTFVHPFDDPDVIAGQGTIGMEILRAHPQPIHAVFCCVGGGGLISGVAAYIKRLRPETRIIGVEAVDADAMTRSLAAGRRVALDQVGIFADGAAVKEVGRETFRLCQQYVDEMILVDNDAICAAIKDVFEDTRSILEPAGALAVAGAKEYARRNKLRDKHLVAIASGANMNFDRLRFVAERAELGEQREAVLAVTIPEHAGSFRKFCSLLGNRNITEFNYRYADTEKAHIFVGVTVHNRNEATRLVEMLARHDLPAVDLTDDELAKTHVRYMVGGRAPQATNEVIYRFTFPERPGALINFLSNLRSDWNISLFHYRNHGADFGRVLVGMQVPPEDNGAFDAFLERLGYEYVDETANPAYRMFLS from the coding sequence ATGACCGCCGCAAGCCCGGATTATCTGGAACGTATCCTCAACGCCCAGGTGTACGACGTCGCCATCGAGACACCGCTGGATTTCGCCAGCAATCTCTCCGCCCGAATTCACAATCAAGTGTATTTCAAGCGCGAAGACATGCAGCCGGTGTTCAGCTTCAAGCTGCGCGGTGCGTACAACAAGATGGTCAAGCTGTCGCCGCAGGCCCTGCAGCGTGGGGTCATCTGTGCCTCGGCGGGCAATCATGCCCAGGGTGTGGCGCTGTCGGCGAACAAGCTCGGGGTCCGTGCGGTCATCGTCATGCCCAGCACCACGCCGCAGATCAAGATCGACGCGGTCAAGGCCAGGGGCGGTGAAGTCGTGCTGGTGGGCGAGTCCTACTCCGACGCCTACGCCCACGCGCTTGAACTGGAGAAGGCCGAGAAGCTTACCTTCGTCCATCCTTTCGACGATCCGGATGTAATCGCGGGCCAGGGCACCATCGGCATGGAAATCCTGCGAGCCCACCCGCAGCCCATCCATGCAGTGTTCTGCTGCGTGGGCGGCGGCGGCCTGATTTCCGGTGTCGCAGCCTACATCAAGCGTTTGCGCCCGGAGACCCGGATCATTGGTGTCGAAGCGGTCGACGCCGACGCAATGACGCGCTCGCTGGCCGCAGGCAGACGGGTCGCGCTCGATCAGGTGGGCATCTTTGCCGATGGCGCTGCCGTCAAGGAAGTGGGCCGCGAAACCTTCCGCCTGTGTCAGCAGTACGTCGACGAGATGATCCTGGTCGATAACGACGCGATCTGTGCCGCGATCAAGGACGTGTTCGAGGACACCCGCTCGATTCTCGAGCCCGCCGGCGCGCTTGCGGTTGCGGGCGCCAAGGAATACGCGCGCCGCAACAAGCTGCGCGACAAGCACCTGGTCGCGATCGCCTCCGGCGCCAACATGAACTTCGACCGTCTGCGCTTCGTGGCCGAACGTGCAGAGCTTGGCGAACAGCGCGAAGCAGTGCTCGCGGTCACCATTCCCGAACACGCAGGCTCCTTCCGCAAGTTCTGCAGCCTGCTCGGCAATCGCAACATCACCGAGTTCAACTACCGTTATGCGGACACCGAGAAGGCTCACATCTTTGTCGGCGTGACCGTACATAACCGCAACGAAGCCACGCGACTGGTGGAAATGCTGGCCCGTCACGATCTGCCGGCAGTCGACCTGACCGACGACGAACTGGCCAAGACCCACGTTCGCTACATGGTGGGCGGGCGCGCGCCGCAGGCAACGAACGAAGTGATCTACCGCTTCACCTTCCCCGAGCGCCCGGGCGCCCTGATCAACTTCCTTTCCAATCTGCGTTCGGACTGGAACATCAGCCTTTTTCACTATCGCAACCACGGCGCCGACTTTGGCCGGGTTCTTGTCGGCATGCAGGTTCCGCCGGAAGACAACGGCGCCTTCGATGCATTTCTCGAGCGTCTCGGTTACGAGTATGTCGACGAAACGGCGAATCCGGCCTACCGCATGTTCCTGTCATGA
- the ptsN gene encoding PTS IIA-like nitrogen regulatory protein PtsN codes for MSLISQLLPLSNVVADLDASSKKRVFEQAGLLFENNQGIARSMVFDSLFARERLGSTGLGQGIAIPHGRIKGLKDAAGAFLRLEAPVQFDAPDGRPVNMLFVLLVPEQANETHLQLLSELAQMFSDRSFREQLQAAPDAQALHTLFNDWGTDATNEPLAAV; via the coding sequence ATGAGCCTCATCTCCCAACTCCTGCCACTTTCGAACGTGGTTGCCGACCTCGACGCCAGCAGCAAGAAGCGCGTCTTCGAACAGGCCGGCCTGTTGTTCGAAAACAATCAGGGCATCGCCCGCAGCATGGTGTTCGACAGCCTGTTTGCGCGCGAACGCCTTGGATCGACCGGCCTCGGCCAGGGCATTGCCATTCCCCACGGCCGCATCAAGGGCCTGAAGGACGCAGCCGGCGCGTTTCTACGTCTCGAAGCCCCGGTGCAGTTCGATGCGCCCGATGGTCGTCCGGTGAACATGCTGTTTGTCCTGCTGGTACCCGAACAGGCCAACGAAACCCACCTTCAGCTGTTGTCGGAGCTGGCGCAGATGTTCAGCGATCGCAGCTTCCGCGAACAGCTGCAGGCCGCACCCGACGCACAGGCGCTACACACCCTGTTCAACGACTGGGGTACCGATGCGACAAACGAGCCTCTCGCAGCTGTATGA
- a CDS encoding substrate-binding periplasmic protein, translating into MTSPLPLQLARWLLVLLGATLAQGLASDAHAHQSRLDRIIDEKRVRVCIWPEYFGMTYRDPATHELRGIDIDLALELGRELNVSVEFVDSSFPRLTKDLLNDNCDVAMFGVGITAERAEELRFTAPYLASDIYAVAPRSSRRINQWDDIDQPGVVVAVAKGTIHERVMIDKLRHARLAVLGSPHAREEAVESGRADVFITDYPFGHRMVDRSDWARLISPGTPYHITPYAWAVAPGDAPWFNRLETYLRAIKHDGRLVRAARRHGLEPIVITR; encoded by the coding sequence GTGACTTCCCCGCTCCCTCTCCAACTTGCTCGCTGGCTTCTCGTGCTCCTCGGCGCCACCCTCGCTCAGGGCCTCGCCTCCGACGCGCACGCGCATCAAAGCCGTCTTGATCGCATCATCGACGAGAAGCGCGTCCGGGTCTGCATCTGGCCAGAGTATTTCGGGATGACATACCGGGATCCGGCGACCCACGAGCTACGGGGGATCGACATCGATCTCGCGCTTGAGCTTGGCCGGGAACTGAACGTCAGCGTCGAGTTCGTCGACAGCAGCTTTCCGCGCCTGACGAAGGACTTGCTCAACGATAACTGCGACGTCGCGATGTTTGGTGTCGGGATCACGGCCGAGCGTGCGGAAGAGCTTCGGTTCACCGCCCCTTACCTTGCGAGCGACATCTATGCGGTTGCCCCGCGCAGCAGCCGGCGAATCAATCAGTGGGACGACATTGATCAGCCAGGGGTTGTCGTGGCCGTCGCCAAAGGCACGATCCATGAACGGGTCATGATCGACAAGCTTCGCCACGCCAGGCTTGCGGTACTGGGATCGCCGCACGCGCGTGAGGAGGCCGTCGAATCCGGGCGTGCCGACGTGTTCATCACCGACTACCCGTTCGGCCATCGCATGGTCGACAGGTCAGACTGGGCGCGCCTGATTTCGCCCGGCACGCCCTACCACATCACCCCTTACGCATGGGCTGTCGCACCGGGTGACGCCCCGTGGTTCAACCGGCTCGAAACCTACCTCCGTGCGATAAAGCACGATGGCCGCCTGGTACGCGCCGCGCGGCGGCACGGGCTCGAGCCCATCGTCATCACCCGCTGA
- a CDS encoding diguanylate cyclase: MNARRRRRLADFGFFGLLSVCALLAWAGFEYHFSRVLEDVRTAHEQISQRDTRHLNAHIGHLIRNVDLNLSSLGSAIVDGERLPEWTKQLDSVIRHIPYLRSLSVVDADGRVIASTTPENLGTVLSLDSYHPTNRVPGDVLQIGPPHAGRDLADARPTGDPQTPTPDQGFIPIARSFGSGDARPLTLLATLELDYFRRILADFRTTPGDRISLFRLDGMRLLDTSVADTALQQVEQALALRWQGGETAGMQTLDGEQGQQLVSYQLNEGLPLAVVINSVLDEALAGAYAESRSSALVFLPLSLLGLGGALAAYLYFRRAGQHERSLRRRAEARRHLLESALNASATAVVITGTDARIEWANPAFTALTGFELSEAIGRMPKELVRSGQQSREFYERMWNTILSGAVWRGELVNRRKDGSLYDEALTITPVRNELGELSHFIAIKEDITAARAARKDLQAAYARLQTVVDHFPGAVIMEDMQGQITLLNDRVFDLMNIPRPPGNLAGTSIHDLTLAASKLSLDPTTFAQRLDMLRERAQTVYGEELAHRDGRWIERDFIPIRSTGSTDALLGFLRVYRDVSARKQQEKALWLLATTDPLTGVRNRRAFLDKVDAELVRVRRYRNDATLMMLDLDHFKRVNDLHGHAAGDAMLCHVVRLAHSLLRASDLIGRLGGEEFAILLPATGLQGALELAERLRSTLEHTPLVYQNRDIGATTSIGVSLLQAGDSSAEMILARADSALYAAKHNGRNRVEQA, encoded by the coding sequence ATGAACGCACGACGCCGCAGGCGCCTCGCTGACTTCGGTTTCTTTGGCCTGTTGAGCGTCTGCGCACTTTTGGCCTGGGCCGGTTTCGAGTACCACTTTTCGCGTGTTCTGGAAGACGTACGCACTGCGCACGAACAGATTTCGCAGCGCGACACCCGCCACCTGAACGCGCACATCGGACATCTGATACGGAACGTCGATCTCAACCTGAGCTCGCTGGGAAGCGCCATTGTCGACGGTGAGCGATTACCTGAATGGACGAAGCAGCTCGACTCCGTGATCCGGCACATCCCCTACCTGCGCTCGCTCTCGGTGGTCGACGCAGACGGCAGGGTCATTGCGAGCACCACCCCCGAGAATCTGGGAACCGTGCTCAGTCTCGACAGCTACCACCCCACCAATCGTGTTCCCGGAGACGTCCTCCAGATCGGCCCGCCGCACGCCGGACGCGACCTTGCCGACGCTCGACCGACAGGCGACCCACAGACGCCGACACCCGACCAGGGCTTCATCCCGATCGCACGCTCGTTCGGATCGGGAGACGCGCGCCCGCTTACGCTGCTCGCCACCCTGGAGCTCGACTACTTCAGACGCATTCTCGCCGATTTCAGGACCACGCCTGGCGATCGCATCAGCCTCTTCCGGCTCGATGGCATGCGGCTGCTCGATACCTCTGTCGCGGATACAGCGCTGCAGCAGGTCGAACAAGCGCTCGCCCTCCGCTGGCAGGGTGGCGAAACCGCCGGAATGCAGACACTGGACGGCGAACAGGGGCAACAGCTTGTAAGCTACCAGCTCAACGAGGGTCTTCCACTCGCAGTCGTCATCAACAGTGTGCTCGACGAGGCGCTCGCAGGCGCGTATGCCGAGAGCCGCAGCAGCGCACTCGTTTTCCTGCCGCTGAGCTTGCTCGGACTCGGCGGCGCGCTGGCAGCCTATCTGTACTTCCGCCGCGCAGGACAACATGAACGAAGCCTGCGCCGTCGAGCGGAAGCACGCCGCCACCTTCTCGAAAGTGCGCTCAACGCGAGCGCCACCGCCGTTGTCATCACCGGTACCGACGCGCGCATCGAGTGGGCCAATCCGGCCTTCACCGCCCTCACCGGCTTTGAACTGAGCGAGGCGATCGGACGCATGCCCAAGGAACTGGTGCGCTCCGGCCAGCAAAGCCGCGAGTTCTACGAAAGGATGTGGAACACCATTCTCTCGGGCGCGGTCTGGCGCGGGGAACTCGTAAACCGGCGCAAGGACGGCAGCCTGTATGACGAGGCGCTCACGATCACCCCCGTGCGCAATGAACTTGGCGAGCTGTCGCATTTCATTGCCATCAAGGAAGACATCACCGCCGCCCGCGCCGCGCGCAAGGATCTGCAGGCCGCCTACGCCCGGCTGCAGACCGTGGTCGACCACTTCCCCGGCGCAGTGATCATGGAAGACATGCAGGGACAGATCACGCTGCTCAACGACAGGGTCTTCGACCTCATGAATATTCCGCGCCCGCCAGGCAATCTTGCGGGCACCTCGATCCATGACCTCACCCTCGCCGCCAGCAAGCTCAGCCTGGATCCGACGACGTTTGCACAACGGCTCGACATGCTCCGCGAGCGCGCACAGACCGTCTATGGCGAAGAGCTGGCACACCGCGACGGGCGCTGGATTGAGCGTGACTTCATTCCGATCCGGAGCACGGGCAGCACTGATGCGCTGCTGGGCTTCCTGCGCGTCTATCGCGATGTGAGCGCGCGCAAGCAGCAGGAGAAGGCCCTGTGGCTGCTTGCCACCACCGACCCGCTGACGGGTGTTCGCAACCGACGCGCGTTTCTGGACAAGGTGGATGCGGAGCTGGTTCGGGTGCGCCGCTACCGCAACGACGCAACGCTGATGATGCTGGACCTCGATCACTTCAAGCGCGTCAATGACCTGCACGGCCATGCTGCGGGCGATGCCATGCTGTGCCACGTTGTAAGGCTTGCACACTCGCTGCTGCGAGCATCCGACCTCATCGGCCGCCTCGGCGGTGAGGAGTTCGCGATCCTGCTGCCGGCTACCGGTCTGCAGGGTGCGCTCGAACTGGCCGAACGCCTTCGCAGCACGCTTGAGCACACCCCACTGGTCTACCAGAACCGCGACATCGGCGCGACGACCAGCATCGGCGTCAGCCTGCTGCAGGCTGGCGACAGCAGTGCGGAGATGATTCTTGCCCGCGCCGACAGCGCGCTCTACGCCGCCAAGCACAATGGCCGCAACCGGGTGGAGCAGGCCTGA
- a CDS encoding RNA polymerase factor sigma-54, translating into MKPTLQLKLSQHLTLTPQLQQSIKLLQLSTLELNQEIERFLLENPMLEREDGDGSDFAPSAVGNDAQPATETPRETSAETNQEAEPRNENESADFDEGMDWSGTGSGASSKSDDDEDSDFQEFQAAGTSLRDYLDQQVALSPLTDRDRMLVRFIIEALDSDGYLHQELEDLLELLPPELDYDLDDLAIALRHVQQLEPAGIGARTPQECLGLQLRAMPAGSCRDLALVIVEQHLELLAERNFAKLKRLTGCDDDALRDAQALVCRLDPHPGSQHSNEETRYVLPDVVVRKIRNRWTVSLNAEAMPRLRINQLYASLLQQNRGQGGGLTGQLQEARWLIKNVQQRFDTILRVSQAIVDQQRQFFDHGEVAMRPLTLREIADQLELHESTVSRVTTQKYMATPRGVFELKYFFGSHVATDTGGAASSTAIRALIRQLVDAEDRKKPLSDAKIADLLGQQGIVVARRTIAKYRESLNIPPVSLRKTL; encoded by the coding sequence ATGAAACCAACCCTTCAGCTCAAGCTCTCGCAGCACCTGACGCTCACCCCGCAGCTGCAGCAGTCCATCAAACTGCTGCAGCTCTCTACGCTCGAGCTCAACCAGGAAATCGAACGCTTTCTGCTGGAAAACCCGATGCTCGAGCGTGAGGACGGCGACGGCAGCGACTTCGCACCGTCCGCGGTCGGCAACGATGCGCAGCCCGCAACCGAGACCCCGCGCGAGACCAGCGCCGAGACCAACCAGGAAGCCGAGCCCCGCAACGAGAACGAATCGGCCGACTTTGACGAAGGCATGGACTGGTCGGGCACCGGCAGCGGCGCCAGCAGCAAGAGCGACGACGACGAGGACAGCGACTTCCAGGAATTCCAGGCCGCAGGCACCTCGCTGCGCGACTATCTCGATCAGCAGGTTGCCCTGTCCCCGCTGACGGACCGTGACCGCATGCTGGTGCGCTTCATCATCGAAGCGCTCGATAGCGACGGCTACCTGCACCAGGAGCTCGAGGACCTGCTCGAACTGCTCCCGCCCGAACTCGACTACGACCTCGACGACCTCGCGATTGCCCTGCGGCACGTGCAGCAGCTCGAACCGGCGGGCATTGGCGCACGCACCCCCCAGGAGTGCCTCGGCCTGCAGCTGCGCGCCATGCCGGCAGGCAGCTGCCGCGACCTGGCGCTGGTCATCGTCGAACAGCACCTCGAGCTGCTGGCCGAACGCAACTTTGCGAAGCTCAAGCGCCTCACCGGGTGCGACGACGACGCCCTGCGCGATGCCCAGGCGCTGGTGTGCCGGCTCGACCCGCATCCGGGGTCGCAGCATTCCAACGAAGAAACCCGCTACGTCCTGCCCGATGTCGTGGTGCGCAAGATCCGCAACCGGTGGACGGTGTCGCTCAACGCCGAAGCCATGCCGCGCCTGCGCATCAACCAGCTCTACGCCAGCCTGCTGCAGCAGAACCGGGGCCAGGGCGGCGGTCTGACCGGCCAGCTGCAGGAAGCACGCTGGCTGATCAAGAACGTACAACAGCGCTTTGATACCATTTTGCGTGTATCTCAGGCCATCGTTGACCAGCAGCGACAGTTCTTCGATCATGGCGAGGTGGCAATGCGTCCATTGACCCTCAGGGAGATCGCGGACCAGCTCGAGCTGCATGAATCAACCGTATCGCGCGTCACCACTCAGAAGTACATGGCGACGCCGCGCGGCGTATTCGAACTCAAGTATTTTTTTGGCAGTCACGTTGCCACCGACACCGGTGGTGCGGCTTCTTCCACAGCGATTCGTGCCTTGATTCGCCAGCTGGTGGACGCCGAAGACAGAAAGAAACCCCTGTCCGACGCAAAGATTGCCGATCTGTTGGGCCAGCAGGGTATCGTGGTCGCGCGGCGCACAATCGCCAAATACCGCGAATCACTCAATATCCCGCCGGTCAGTCTGCGTAAAACGCTTTGA
- a CDS encoding lytic transglycosylase domain-containing protein, with translation MHKASWGMLFAACLVFATGAFGQQGEARILAAREAIRTGDRNTLERLAQQPDTHLLDPYVRYWLLLNKLARPDAPPATELADFLMQEAGSVLAERLRADWLRRLAKDSDWAGFLRLYPDLQSPDREMRCHHWTARLMNGDRGVLADVAAQWHDLTDAHSACDTVLRAAISSGDVSADDAWWRFRRQVENRNTGNARSTLAWLDDGDSGALEQAMKSPAQYLDRLPGNFATNRASRELALAALVRLVREDMPAAHVRLIRLQDRLGADDRAYVYSALALRASWAQDRMARDWFGAAGDIPMTAEQRAWRVRSALRDNDWKAVLGAIERLNADEQQESEWIYWRARSLAGLNRRAEAEALYARLAGEPHFYGMLAGDELGRPFVVSPHATALSAEQLRLAEDDPGLRRAIALFQLDMRTEAVREWNWSLRGQDEVFRLAASRLALKYDIFDRAINTAELANPKGAFDLRFLTPYRDLIEPQVRSQGLDMNWVYGLMRQESRFVVPARSSSGAQGLMQVMPATGKWVAGKIGMSGYHQGLLSEPNTNVQLGTSYMRLILEDLDNHPVLASAGYNAGPGRAKRWRDARPLEGAIYVETIPFDETRDYVKKVMANTVIYAAMLDGQPQSLKARLGTIAPRPDAQ, from the coding sequence ATGCACAAGGCTTCATGGGGAATGCTGTTCGCAGCATGCTTGGTATTTGCAACGGGCGCTTTCGGACAACAGGGAGAGGCGCGAATTCTCGCCGCCCGGGAGGCCATCCGCACCGGTGATCGCAACACACTGGAACGACTGGCGCAGCAACCCGACACCCATCTGCTCGACCCCTATGTCCGGTACTGGCTGCTGCTCAACAAGCTTGCCCGCCCCGACGCCCCCCCCGCAACCGAACTGGCAGATTTCCTGATGCAGGAGGCCGGCTCTGTGCTTGCCGAACGTCTGCGCGCCGACTGGCTGCGAAGACTCGCCAAGGACAGCGACTGGGCCGGTTTTCTGCGGCTCTATCCCGATCTGCAAAGCCCCGACCGCGAGATGCGCTGCCACCACTGGACCGCCAGGCTGATGAACGGGGATCGCGGCGTGCTGGCCGACGTCGCCGCACAATGGCACGACCTCACCGACGCACACAGCGCCTGCGACACCGTGTTGCGGGCTGCGATCAGCAGCGGAGACGTGAGCGCCGACGACGCATGGTGGCGCTTCAGGCGACAGGTCGAAAACCGGAATACCGGCAATGCACGCAGCACGCTTGCGTGGCTCGACGATGGCGACAGCGGCGCACTCGAACAGGCGATGAAGAGCCCTGCGCAATACCTCGACCGCCTGCCCGGCAATTTCGCCACCAATCGCGCCAGTCGTGAGCTGGCGCTGGCCGCACTGGTTCGCCTCGTCCGCGAAGACATGCCCGCTGCGCACGTGCGTCTGATCCGCCTGCAGGACCGGCTCGGCGCCGATGACCGCGCCTATGTCTATTCGGCCCTCGCGCTGCGCGCATCGTGGGCGCAGGACAGAATGGCCAGAGACTGGTTCGGCGCCGCCGGCGACATCCCGATGACGGCCGAACAGCGCGCGTGGCGCGTTCGTTCCGCACTGCGCGACAACGACTGGAAGGCAGTGCTCGGGGCAATCGAGCGGCTGAACGCCGACGAACAGCAGGAATCCGAGTGGATCTACTGGCGCGCCCGCAGCCTTGCCGGCCTCAACCGTCGTGCCGAGGCCGAAGCGCTCTATGCGCGCCTAGCAGGCGAACCGCACTTCTACGGCATGCTCGCGGGCGATGAACTCGGCCGCCCCTTTGTTGTTTCGCCTCATGCCACGGCACTGAGCGCGGAACAGCTTCGCCTCGCCGAGGACGACCCCGGTCTGCGCCGCGCCATTGCCCTGTTCCAGCTCGACATGCGGACCGAGGCCGTACGCGAGTGGAACTGGTCCTTGCGCGGACAGGACGAGGTATTCCGGCTCGCAGCCTCCCGCCTCGCCCTCAAGTACGATATTTTCGACCGCGCCATCAACACCGCCGAACTCGCCAATCCGAAAGGCGCCTTTGATCTGCGCTTTCTTACCCCGTATCGGGATCTCATCGAACCGCAGGTCCGCAGCCAGGGCCTGGACATGAACTGGGTCTACGGCCTGATGCGCCAGGAGAGCCGCTTTGTCGTCCCCGCGCGCTCGAGTTCCGGTGCACAAGGCCTGATGCAGGTGATGCCGGCCACGGGCAAGTGGGTCGCAGGCAAGATCGGCATGAGCGGCTACCATCAGGGCCTGCTGTCCGAGCCCAACACCAACGTGCAGCTCGGCACCAGCTACATGCGCCTCATCCTTGAAGATCTCGACAATCATCCGGTGCTGGCCAGTGCGGGCTACAACGCCGGGCCGGGACGCGCCAAGCGCTGGCGCGACGCGCGTCCGCTGGAAGGTGCAATCTATGTCGAAACCATTCCCTTCGACGAAACCCGCGACTATGTAAAGAAGGTCATGGCGAATACCGTGATCTATGCAGCCATGCTCGACGGCCAGCCACAGTCGCTCAAGGCGCGACTTGGCACCATTGCACCGCGGCCGGACGCACAATGA
- the hprK gene encoding HPr(Ser) kinase/phosphatase — protein sequence MRQTSLSQLYEDNRERLQLTHVSGSIDAVLSVAEERIWPADLIGHLNLIHPTRLQILGAAELAWAQRQSRDKVAHHLNDILSAHPPAFILADGCEVPNIVHGVCAAHNVGLFTTPQPAAGVIDQLRLYLSRQLAEKVSLHGVFMDVLGLGVFITGNSGAGKSELALELISRGHGLVADDIVEFSRIAPSVLEGRCPELLQDFIEVRGLGILNIRTIFGETACRRKMRLRLICHLERRQPGQDDPSRLPMQREHQNILGDAIPRVTLPVAAGRNLAVLLEAAVRSTILQLRGVDSTQEFIERQIKLLEADQPDGTASDRPG from the coding sequence ATGCGACAAACGAGCCTCTCGCAGCTGTATGAGGACAACCGCGAACGTCTGCAGCTGACCCATGTCAGCGGCAGTATCGACGCGGTTCTCTCTGTTGCCGAAGAGCGCATCTGGCCAGCCGACCTGATTGGCCACCTCAACCTGATTCACCCTACCCGCCTGCAGATCCTCGGCGCAGCCGAGCTGGCCTGGGCGCAGCGGCAGTCACGTGACAAGGTCGCGCACCACCTCAACGACATCCTGTCTGCACATCCGCCCGCCTTCATCCTGGCCGACGGCTGCGAAGTGCCCAACATCGTCCATGGCGTCTGTGCGGCGCACAACGTCGGGCTGTTCACCACACCGCAGCCGGCTGCCGGGGTCATCGACCAGTTGCGCCTATACCTGTCGCGGCAGCTCGCTGAAAAGGTGTCGCTGCACGGCGTGTTCATGGACGTGCTCGGACTCGGCGTGTTCATTACCGGCAACTCCGGCGCGGGCAAATCCGAGCTTGCGCTGGAGCTGATCTCGCGCGGTCACGGCCTGGTTGCCGACGATATCGTCGAATTCTCGCGGATCGCACCCAGCGTGCTCGAGGGCCGTTGCCCCGAACTGCTGCAGGACTTCATCGAGGTGCGCGGACTCGGCATTCTCAACATCCGCACCATCTTTGGCGAAACCGCCTGCCGCCGCAAGATGCGCCTGCGGCTGATCTGTCACCTCGAACGTCGCCAGCCCGGCCAGGACGACCCAAGCCGGCTGCCCATGCAGCGCGAGCATCAGAACATCCTCGGCGACGCGATTCCCCGTGTCACCCTGCCGGTTGCCGCCGGTCGCAACCTTGCGGTCCTGCTCGAGGCCGCGGTGCGCTCGACCATTCTGCAGCTGCGAGGAGTGGACTCCACCCAGGAGTTCATCGAGCGCCAGATCAAACTGCTCGAAGCCGACCAGCCGGACGGCACCGCCTCCGACCGCCCCGGCTAA
- the hpf gene encoding ribosome hibernation-promoting factor, HPF/YfiA family yields MNLNITGHHVEVTPAIREYVSGKLDRVIRHFDNVTSVNVILSVEKLDQKAEVTVHVRGKDIHVESADADLYAAIDAMTDKLDRQVLKYKQKSTDHHHDSHKHQTPEA; encoded by the coding sequence ATGAATCTCAACATCACCGGACACCACGTTGAAGTGACACCGGCCATCCGCGAGTACGTCTCCGGCAAGCTTGACCGCGTGATCCGTCACTTCGACAACGTTACCAGCGTGAACGTGATCCTTTCCGTTGAGAAACTCGACCAGAAGGCTGAAGTCACCGTGCACGTGCGCGGCAAGGACATTCACGTCGAAAGCGCCGACGCCGACCTCTACGCTGCCATCGATGCGATGACCGACAAGCTCGATCGCCAGGTGCTCAAGTACAAGCAGAAGAGCACCGATCACCACCACGACTCGCACAAGCACCAGACTCCCGAGGCGTGA